The Panicum virgatum strain AP13 chromosome 5K, P.virgatum_v5, whole genome shotgun sequence genome has a window encoding:
- the LOC120705627 gene encoding uncharacterized protein LOC120705627, with product MISSRIDCQPWPKGKRLPKDAPEGSTQSLMGAIERGLRNASNRKGRYIFEPSPGMTFDCVSEAQGFCNIYSWEVGFGCRSSEGSACRQNANASCTEYVSSTETDCESMRNMYGAAGSSVGLSDSELLSLRPPDVKMRRDGQRMNLYKTRNDIIRERLKQAGRKVSKKKKNK from the exons ATGATCAGTTCACGAATTGATTGTCAGCCATGGCCTAAGGG TAAGAGGCTTCCTAAAGATGCACCTGAAGGGAGCACCCAAAGCTTGATGGGTGCTATTGAGAGGGGGCTACGCAATGCATCGAATAGAAAGGGAAGATATATATTTGAGCCCTCACCTGGAATGACATTTGATTGCGTGAGTGAAGCACAAGGGTTTTGTAATATATACTCATGGGAGGTTGGTTTTGGCTGTCGATCAAGTGAGGGGAGTGCTTGCCGACAGAATGCTAATGCTAGTTGCACTGAGTATGTTTCTAGTACTGAAACAGATTGTGAATCCATGCGAAACATGTATGGTGCTGCAGGGTCTAGTGTTGGTCTGAGTGATTCAGAGTTGTTGAGCTTAAGGCCTCCGGATGTGAAAATGAGGCGTGATGGTCAAAGGATGAATCTCTACAAGACGAGGAATGACATAATAAGGGAGAGATTGAAGCAGGCAGGGAGGAAGgtgagcaagaagaagaaaaacaagtGA